Genomic segment of Paenibacillus sp. FSL R5-0623:
CTTTCTGATTCTCATTTTCGCTCTCATGTTGCTTCTCATTCTGATTCTCTTTCTCATGTGAATTCAGCTCTTTTTGAGGTTGGGATTCTTCTTGCGATTTGCGTAACGGGTCTTTCTTCAACGTGCTCACTCCCCCTCTCCTTAATCGAACCATGCCAACAGTCGTGGCTCTTGATCCAATATCGATTCATACTGCTCCTTCCAACCGTATCTTGCTTCAGGGTCCAGTGCTTGATAGCGTTCATATTTGCGGATGCGGTCTTCTTCCCGCGCCCAACCATAGTGCTTCACCCGGGGAGCATGACATCCATAGGACCAATGCTGGATCGTTAACGGAAAACGACCGCAATGCTGGGGGGTCTCCTTCCATTCATAGTTCATCCCCGGGTGATAACGAATCAGAAATGGCCGATAATAGGCATGCGCCTGCCAGAACTCATCTTCCCGGTAATGCGTCTCACTCCACATATCAAACAATCTGAAATAGATCGCATCTTCATTGCCACTGAGCAGCAGATCCCGTACCAACCCAAAGTCACTGGTTAGAATCTCATCCGCATCCAGATTCAAAATCCACTCCGGATCGGTTGCCACCGTCTCTTCCCATTGTTGTTTTCTCAGGCTTACCTCGTCTGCAAAACGTGAAGCAGCGTTCTCCACTAATACGAGTGGAATACCGTCCAGAAGTTCCCTGCACAGCGCGACCGTTCCATCCGTGCTTCCGTCATCAATGATTACTGCGCGATCAATCCAGGGACGATGTCTCTCCAGTGCCTGCCTGAGATAACGATTCTCTTCATTACGAACGATCATCGACAAGGTAATATGTGGTCTTCCATGTTCCTCATGTCCATCCAAAGCTTCACCCCCATGCTCAAGCTTCTACCTATTAAAATGTCCGACACACGATGCCTGGACGAATCACAATCCTCTATTTCCAATCTATGCAGGGCCGGAATGCGGATATGCAGGCCAAGTAAACCTTTCATGGGGTTAATCTTGATGAACGACAAAGAAGCACCCGCCTTCGCGGATGCTTTTAAGTGTAATCACAAGATTAATGTAGTGAAATAAATGAATTAACGGTATTCAGCCAAACGATCATTGAGACTACGTGTCTGTCCATAGACTTCCTGGTACAGTGCAAACAGTCCATCATAGACGGCAACCGTTTCCGGGTTCGGCTCATAGGACTTCGCTGGACGAATAAACGCTGTTGCACATTCTTGCATAGTCGGGAACCAGCCGGAACCATAGGCAGCCAGCATTGCTGCACCCATCGCAGGACCTTGTTCGCTCTCCAGCTTCACAATCGTGGCGTTAAAGACATCAGCCTGCATTTGCAACCAAGCTTCGTTCTTGGCACCGCCACCAATGGAGATGACTTCATTGACGGTTTTGCCTGCACCTCGCAGAATATCAATGGACTCGCGCAGCGAGAAGGTAATGCCCTCCATCACCGCACGTCCAAAGTGCTCCAGCTTATGTCCTGCATCCATACCCATGAAGCTACCACGGATATTCGCATCCGGATGAGGTGTACGCTCCCCAACGATATATGGTGTGAACAACAATCCGTTGCTGCCCGCCGGAACCTGATCAATGCCCTGCAAGAGCACATCAAACGATTTGTCCGCTGCAAACGTATCCTTAAACCAGGACAGGCTATATCCTGCGGCAAGTGTTACACCCATAATATAGAAGGCATCTTTCTCCCCGTGATTGAAAAAGTGCACTTTGCCTTCGAAATCGAGATCTTTACGCTCTTCGTAGGAAAGCACAACCCCGGACGTTCCGATGCTGCACATCGTCTGTCCTTCACTCAGAATACCTGCGCCAATGGCACCGCAAGCATTATCCGCACCACCTGCGTATACTTTCGTCGCAGCCGTCAGACCCGTTTGATCCGCAATCTCAGGTAGCAACGTGCCCACTTCCTCAAACGATTCCACAAGACGTGGACATAGGGAGATTGGTAGCTCGAATGCTTCTGCAATCTCTTTGCTCCACTGCTTGCCTGCAACGTCCAGCAGCAAAGTTCCCGCTGCATCGGAATAATCCATAGCATAATCACCCGTCAGGCGATAACGCACATAGTCTTTTGGCAACAGGAACAAGGATGCTTGCTGTAACAATTCAGGCTCGTTCTCCTGAACCCACAGAATTTTTGGCAAGGTGAAGCCTTCCAGTGCACGGTTCCGGGCAATACTTAACAGCTTGCCGTCCAGTACTTTTTCGATCCGGCGGCACTGCGCCGTAGTACGTGTATCGTTCCACAAGATTGCATTTCGCAGCGGTTTACCTTCTGCATCCACCATGACCAGTCCGTGCATCTGACCGGAGAAGCTCAATCCCTCGATTTCCGAAGGCTGCACGCCAGACACTTCCAGCAACTTGCGCAAGGAAACAATGGTCTGCTCTACCCAATCTTCGGGATTTTGTTCGCTGTATCCGGCCTTGGGCTGGTACAACGGGTATGCCTCGGATGCTTCAAATGCCACTTTACCTTCACGATTGACCAACACGGTTTTGACCGCACTGGTTCCCAGATCGACGCCGATTACGTAACTCATAGGTTAACTCCTCTCGTTTATCACAGGTTATATCCACGAAAGATCCAAGTACGCATGAAAGTCACTCCGTGATCAGAAAACCCTTGGATCGCCGTTACCCCCAGATTTCCTTTATACCCCTTAGCAAGGGTGAAATCCGGGGATAAATGCGACCGCTTTGCTTCCTCGGGTCCTTTCTGCTCACTCCGTTTTGCATGCATGATACTGGACACACATGGATATGAAACGTGTAAAATATACTCGTTCTTATAACAGAAAGATTGATCCAATGACCTTGATTCGTCATTGGTTATAAATGAAACCTTGATGCTCATGTGGTCACTCCGTGATCAGAAAACCCTCGTATCGCCGTTACCCCCGGATTTCCTTTAATCCCTTTAGCAAGGGTGAAATCCGGGGATAAATGCGACCGCTTTGCTTCCTCGGGTCCTTTCTGCTCACTTCGTTCTGCATGCACCATCTTAAAGAAACATTTATATCAAAAATCTAAAAAATAGCGTTGTTTGTTTAATCAAAAAACCGTCCCCGTCTTCCCAAGGGAAAGTCGGGGACGGTCCGAATGTCATGCTTGTTCAGGCGTTCCATGGTACAAGCTAATCTTGTGCATAGGCAAGCTTGGATACTAATGTCCAACACATATGAGTTGAGTAACCATCGGTGGTCGACGTACACCAACCCTGCCTAATCCGCTATTAGTCAGCCAGAATGTACTGGTTAAGTTGTGCTCTCAGCAATTCCTGACGTCCGGATTGGTTTTTGCGTGGGCTTTCGTTGTTCAACGCGTACTCAGCAAGGGAAGCCAGTGTTGCTTTACCTGCAACCACATCTGCACCAATACCTTCGCTGAAGCTGCTGTAACGTTTTTCGATGAAGTCATCGAATACGCGATCTTCAATCAACTTCGCTGCTACTTTCAGACCTTTTGCATACGTGTCCATACCTGCGATGTGTGCCAGGAACAGATCGTCTGCTTCGAAGGAACCACGACGTACTTTCGCGTCAAAGTTCACACCACCACGTCCGATACCGCCGTTTTTCAATACTTCATACATTGTCAACGTAGCATCGTACATATCAACCGGGAACTCGTCCGTATCCCAACCGATCAACATATCGCCTTGGTTCGCATCAAGGGAACCGAGCATGCCGTTTGTACGAGCAACACGGATTTCGTGATCAAATGTATGACCAGCCAGTGTAGCATGGTTTGCTTCCAGGTTGAGTTTGAAGTGTTTGTCCAAACCGTATTTTTGCAAGAAAGCAATGGAAGTTGCTGCATCATAATCATATTGGTGTTTCGTTGGCTCTTTTGGTTTAGGCTCGATCAGGAATTGTGCATCAAAGCCAATTTCCTTCGCATAGTCTACAGCCATGTGGAACATGCGAGCAATGTTATCTTGCTCCAGTTGCATGTCTGTGTTCAGCAATGTGTCGTAACCTTCACGACCGCCCCAGAATACATAGTTTTCAGCGCCCAGACGTTTACCCACTTCCAGACCTTTTTTGATCTGTGCTGCAGCGTGAGCATACACGTCTGCGTTACAAGTGGAAGCTGCACCAAACATGAAGCGTGGGTTCGAGAACATGTTTGCCGTGTTCCAGAGCAGTTTTTTGCCGCTGGATTTCATATGATCTTCAATCAGATCAACGATTGTATCAATGTTGCTGTAGAACTCGCGCAGGTTGTTGCCTTCTGGTGCGATGTCCACATCGTGGAAACAGAAGAACGGGAGATTCATTTTTTCCAAAAATTCAAATGCCGCTTCCACGCGTACTTTCGCGAGGTCCAGACCCGAGTATTTATCCCACGAACGAACAGCTGTCTCCGCACCGAACGGGTCACTGCCGCCTGCAGTTAATGTATGCCAGTAAGCCATGCCGAAACGGAAATGTTCCTCCATCGATTTGCCGGCTACCACTTCTTCCGGATTATAATGTTTAAAAGCAAAAGGATTCTTGGAATCTTTACCTTCAAATGCAATTTTATTAACGGATTCAAAATAGGCCATGTGTAAAATGCCTCCTCAATAGTTTTAAGAAATCGTTTACACCGTTATCCTATCACATCGAATTTACTTTGTCTATTGGTTAAACAAAGTAAAATAAAATTGTTTTTTACATGTTTGTTTACGCTATAATAGTCGAATAACTTGTTTCGGATGTGGGTCAGAACCCTTTTATCAGAAGAATAGGAGTGCCTTAACCATATGAAAATTACCGGAGACCAGATGCTGGTCAAAAAAATAAACAAGTCGATCGTTCTGGATACGATCCGGCGCCATGCCCCTCTTTCTCGCGCACGCGTGTCCGAGGTTACGGGGCTGAACAAAGCAACGGTATCCAATCTGGTTGCTGATCTGATCAGTGATGACCTGGTGCAGGAGATTGGCCCTGGTGAATCCAGCGGCGGACGTAAACCACTCATGCTGCTGTTTCGAGGGACATCAGGCTATGCAGTCGGTTTGGAACTCAGTGTGACTCATTTGAAAGGCGTGCTTACAGATCTGGAAGGACATATCATTACAGAGTACGCAGTGACCTTGGAACATCATGATGTGTCCTCTGTACTGGAGCAATTGAAATTGGCAGCAAAGCAGCTCATTGAAGAAGCTCCTGCTTCCCCTCATGGAGTCATTGGTATTGGCATCGGGGTGCCCGGCATGGTGGATGAGGCAGGAACGATCCTGTTTGCACCCAACTTGGGGTGGGAGAAGGTAGCTCTGCGCTCGATGCTTGAAGAAGAATTTGAACTGCCTGTAACGATCGATAATGAAGCCAATGCGGGTGCCCATGGAGAGCTGAATTTTGGGGCAGGTATCGGTGTCCGTCACATGATCTACATCAGTGCAGGCATGGGGATTGGTTCAGGCATCATGGTAGATGGTGAATTATACAAAGGCGCGTGGGGCTACGCAGGGGAAACAGGCCATATGTCCATTGAAGCTGAAGGTCTGCCCTGCTCCTGTGGTAATCGTGGTTGCTGGGAGTTATACGCATCGGAAAAAGCCTACGAGCACCCGAATCATCAGCTAAAATTACCTGCCCATACTACACGCGAGCTTATTCATTATGCCGAGCAAGGCCACGAGGCTGTTCAGGAATTATACAACACGATTGGGCGCAAACTGGGGATTGGCATTACCAATATTGTTAACAGTTTCAACCCGGAACGTATTATCATTGGCGGTCCGCTCTCTGAAGCAGGTCCCTGGATTGAAACAGCGTTAAAACAAGTTGTCGAGGAACGTACATTACCTTACCACCGCCGCAGTTTGCAGATTGAGTGGGCAGCTCTAGGCAGCCGTTCCACCCGCGTTGGTGCCGCTTACTCTGCGATATCCCAGTTTTTAGGAAAAATCAGGGTGTCTGTCTAATAACAGATGAAAATTGACATCATTTCGCCCCATTTCCTCCCTTTTTGTTAAAGAAATCCAGATGTATAATGGGGTTATGTGATTTTTGTCATGGCTGTGTGAATCAAGCTGTGTTAATTCCGATAACGAAACGGAGTGAAAAAAGCGTGACCTACGTGGATACTTCAGATATCTCGGCGCAAATGTTTGTCACCGTACTCCTGTTCCTGATTGTGCTTGCGCCTTTGTTCAGCCTTGGCATACTCCGATTGTTCCAGAGCAAAAAGAAGGCTGGTTTCATGTACATGCTGTCAGGATTGCTGGTGTATGTTGTATTTCAGACTTTCATGAGTATTTTTTTCTAGATCATATTCTGCGTTTGCACAAAAAACCGTACCCTTCCGGGTACGGTTCTTTCTATATCCTAACGGCTCGCGAAAACCGGAATTACATATGAATCGAAAATTTCTTTCAACACATGACGATTCAGATAATCAGCCTGATTTAAGCGTCCAATGCTTTGGCAAATTGAGTTTTGTTCATACCCAGAATCCGGTGTTCACCAATTACAGTCAATGGCACGGCACGTACGCCCATGTCCCATACTTGTTGTGCATATTCATCGCTAGTTTCGATGTTACGCTCTTCATAAGAGATACCTTTGTCAGCCAGGAATGTTTTTACGGATTTGCAGTTCGGGCAGTTCGTCGATGTATATACAATTACGTTTTCCATGTTTAATTCACCTCATATGGTTTTATATTAATCTATAGTTTGGTTGAAAACAGCTCATTCTATTACAGAACAACGGCGCTGTGTTCCAAGCTTTCAATGTATTTCTCTGTGTCCATGGCAGCCATACATCCGCTACCTGCAGCTGTAATCGCTTGTTTGTAACGTGTATCCTGTACGTCACCACATGCGAACACGCCTGGGATGTTTGTCTCGGATGTACCTGGTGTAGTCAGGATATAACCATGTTCGTCCGTCGTGATCTGTCCGCCAAGGAAACCAGTGTTTGGTGTGTGACCGATCGCTACGAATACGCCGCTTGCCGGAATCACTTCTTCTTCACCTGTTTCGTTGTTC
This window contains:
- a CDS encoding glycosyltransferase family 2 protein; its protein translation is MDGHEEHGRPHITLSMIVRNEENRYLRQALERHRPWIDRAVIIDDGSTDGTVALCRELLDGIPLVLVENAASRFADEVSLRKQQWEETVATDPEWILNLDADEILTSDFGLVRDLLLSGNEDAIYFRLFDMWSETHYREDEFWQAHAYYRPFLIRYHPGMNYEWKETPQHCGRFPLTIQHWSYGCHAPRVKHYGWAREEDRIRKYERYQALDPEARYGWKEQYESILDQEPRLLAWFD
- the xylB gene encoding xylulokinase, with protein sequence MSYVIGVDLGTSAVKTVLVNREGKVAFEASEAYPLYQPKAGYSEQNPEDWVEQTIVSLRKLLEVSGVQPSEIEGLSFSGQMHGLVMVDAEGKPLRNAILWNDTRTTAQCRRIEKVLDGKLLSIARNRALEGFTLPKILWVQENEPELLQQASLFLLPKDYVRYRLTGDYAMDYSDAAGTLLLDVAGKQWSKEIAEAFELPISLCPRLVESFEEVGTLLPEIADQTGLTAATKVYAGGADNACGAIGAGILSEGQTMCSIGTSGVVLSYEERKDLDFEGKVHFFNHGEKDAFYIMGVTLAAGYSLSWFKDTFAADKSFDVLLQGIDQVPAGSNGLLFTPYIVGERTPHPDANIRGSFMGMDAGHKLEHFGRAVMEGITFSLRESIDILRGAGKTVNEVISIGGGAKNEAWLQMQADVFNATIVKLESEQGPAMGAAMLAAYGSGWFPTMQECATAFIRPAKSYEPNPETVAVYDGLFALYQEVYGQTRSLNDRLAEYR
- the xylA gene encoding xylose isomerase — encoded protein: MAYFESVNKIAFEGKDSKNPFAFKHYNPEEVVAGKSMEEHFRFGMAYWHTLTAGGSDPFGAETAVRSWDKYSGLDLAKVRVEAAFEFLEKMNLPFFCFHDVDIAPEGNNLREFYSNIDTIVDLIEDHMKSSGKKLLWNTANMFSNPRFMFGAASTCNADVYAHAAAQIKKGLEVGKRLGAENYVFWGGREGYDTLLNTDMQLEQDNIARMFHMAVDYAKEIGFDAQFLIEPKPKEPTKHQYDYDAATSIAFLQKYGLDKHFKLNLEANHATLAGHTFDHEIRVARTNGMLGSLDANQGDMLIGWDTDEFPVDMYDATLTMYEVLKNGGIGRGGVNFDAKVRRGSFEADDLFLAHIAGMDTYAKGLKVAAKLIEDRVFDDFIEKRYSSFSEGIGADVVAGKATLASLAEYALNNESPRKNQSGRQELLRAQLNQYILAD
- a CDS encoding ROK family protein — translated: MKITGDQMLVKKINKSIVLDTIRRHAPLSRARVSEVTGLNKATVSNLVADLISDDLVQEIGPGESSGGRKPLMLLFRGTSGYAVGLELSVTHLKGVLTDLEGHIITEYAVTLEHHDVSSVLEQLKLAAKQLIEEAPASPHGVIGIGIGVPGMVDEAGTILFAPNLGWEKVALRSMLEEEFELPVTIDNEANAGAHGELNFGAGIGVRHMIYISAGMGIGSGIMVDGELYKGAWGYAGETGHMSIEAEGLPCSCGNRGCWELYASEKAYEHPNHQLKLPAHTTRELIHYAEQGHEAVQELYNTIGRKLGIGITNIVNSFNPERIIIGGPLSEAGPWIETALKQVVEERTLPYHRRSLQIEWAALGSRSTRVGAAYSAISQFLGKIRVSV
- a CDS encoding glutaredoxin family protein, translating into MENVIVYTSTNCPNCKSVKTFLADKGISYEERNIETSDEYAQQVWDMGVRAVPLTVIGEHRILGMNKTQFAKALDA